From one Melopsittacus undulatus isolate bMelUnd1 chromosome 16, bMelUnd1.mat.Z, whole genome shotgun sequence genomic stretch:
- the ELF3 gene encoding ETS-related transcription factor Elf-3 isoform X1, which translates to MAGSCELSNILSNYISAMYQPDEMQPSLDVLGHPGDDGSLGLSLPPSQPLAQSTDKPEWFGELPYFWTKVQVLEWISYHVEKNKYDASSIDFSCCNMDGHALCHCTRDQMRLIFGPLGDELYDRLHEINPTSAASDELNWIIDLLEKEDATSKEPFLDSSHLELGNPCAKDSPEDMKPTNPFLCTDFSCLPDAMSPGSSDGSGPIMSHSPNSQDSGGSDLDLDPTEAKLFPDDGFAASKKGDSKHGKRKRGRPRKLSKESRDCLESRKSKHSPRGTHLWEFIRDILIHPELNEGLMKWEDRQEGIFKFLRSEAVAQLWGQKKKNSSMTYEKLSRAMRYYYKREILERVDGRRLVYKFGKNSSGWKEEEVLTRSKEL; encoded by the exons ATGGCAGGATCGTGTGAGCTCAGCAACATTTTGTCCAACTACATCAGCGCCATGTACCAGCCGGATGAGATGCAGCCGAGCTTGGACGTGCTGGGACACCCTGGGGATGACGGCAGCCTGGGGCTGAGCCTCCCTCCCAGCCAGCCCCTGGCACAGAGCACAG ACAAACCGGAGTGGTTCGGTGAGCTCCCGTACTTCTGGACCAAGGTGCAGGTGCTGGAATGGATCAGTTACCATGTGGAGAAGAACAAGTACGATGCCAGCTCCATCGACTTCTCCTGCTGCAACATGGACGGGCACGCGCTGTGCCACTGCACCAGGGACCAGATGCGCCTCATCTTCGGGCCCCTGGGGGACGAGCTCTATGACCGCCTGCATGAGATCA ACcccacctctgcagcctccGATGAGCTGAACTGGATCATTGACTTACTGGAAAAAGAGGATGCGACTTCCAAAGAGCCCTTCCTGGACAGCAGCCACCTGG AGCTGGGAAATCCCTGTGCCAAGGACTCCCCGGAGGACATGAAGCCCACAAACCCTTTCCTATGCACAGACTTCAGCTGCTTGCCTGATGCCATGTCCCCAGGCAGCTCCGATGGCTCAG GCCCCATCATGTCCCACAGCCCCAACTCCCAGGACTCCGGTGGAAGTGACCTTGATCTTGATCCCACGGAAGCAAAGCTCTTCCCTGATG atgGCTTTGCAGCGAGCAAGAAGGGGGACAGCAAACATGGCAAGAGGAAACGGGGACGGCCCCGAAAGCTCAGCAAGGAGAGCAGGGACTGCCTGGAGAGCCGCAAGAGTAAGCACT ccccGAGGGGTACCCACCTGTGGGAGTTCATCAGGGACATCCTGATCCACCCGGAGCTGAACGAGGGGCTGATGAAGTGGGAGGACCGGCAGGAGGGCATCTTCAAGTTCCTGCGCTCGGAAGCGGTGGCTCAGCTCTGGGGGCAGAAGAAGAAGAACAGCAGCATGACCTATGAGAAGCTGAGCAGAGCCATGCG GTATTACTACAAGCGGGAGATCCTGGAGCGGGTGGACGGGCGACGGCTGGTGTACAAGTTTGGGAAGAACTCCAGCggctggaaggaggaggaggtgctCACCAGGAGCAAGGAGCTGTAG
- the ELF3 gene encoding ETS-related transcription factor Elf-3 isoform X2 encodes MAGSCELSNILSNYISAMYQPDEMQPSLDVLGHPGDDGSLGLSLPPSQPLAQSTDKPEWFGELPYFWTKVQVLEWISYHVEKNKYDASSIDFSCCNMDGHALCHCTRDQMRLIFGPLGDELYDRLHEITSDELNWIIDLLEKEDATSKEPFLDSSHLELGNPCAKDSPEDMKPTNPFLCTDFSCLPDAMSPGSSDGSGPIMSHSPNSQDSGGSDLDLDPTEAKLFPDDGFAASKKGDSKHGKRKRGRPRKLSKESRDCLESRKSKHSPRGTHLWEFIRDILIHPELNEGLMKWEDRQEGIFKFLRSEAVAQLWGQKKKNSSMTYEKLSRAMRYYYKREILERVDGRRLVYKFGKNSSGWKEEEVLTRSKEL; translated from the exons ATGGCAGGATCGTGTGAGCTCAGCAACATTTTGTCCAACTACATCAGCGCCATGTACCAGCCGGATGAGATGCAGCCGAGCTTGGACGTGCTGGGACACCCTGGGGATGACGGCAGCCTGGGGCTGAGCCTCCCTCCCAGCCAGCCCCTGGCACAGAGCACAG ACAAACCGGAGTGGTTCGGTGAGCTCCCGTACTTCTGGACCAAGGTGCAGGTGCTGGAATGGATCAGTTACCATGTGGAGAAGAACAAGTACGATGCCAGCTCCATCGACTTCTCCTGCTGCAACATGGACGGGCACGCGCTGTGCCACTGCACCAGGGACCAGATGCGCCTCATCTTCGGGCCCCTGGGGGACGAGCTCTATGACCGCCTGCATGAGATCA cctccGATGAGCTGAACTGGATCATTGACTTACTGGAAAAAGAGGATGCGACTTCCAAAGAGCCCTTCCTGGACAGCAGCCACCTGG AGCTGGGAAATCCCTGTGCCAAGGACTCCCCGGAGGACATGAAGCCCACAAACCCTTTCCTATGCACAGACTTCAGCTGCTTGCCTGATGCCATGTCCCCAGGCAGCTCCGATGGCTCAG GCCCCATCATGTCCCACAGCCCCAACTCCCAGGACTCCGGTGGAAGTGACCTTGATCTTGATCCCACGGAAGCAAAGCTCTTCCCTGATG atgGCTTTGCAGCGAGCAAGAAGGGGGACAGCAAACATGGCAAGAGGAAACGGGGACGGCCCCGAAAGCTCAGCAAGGAGAGCAGGGACTGCCTGGAGAGCCGCAAGAGTAAGCACT ccccGAGGGGTACCCACCTGTGGGAGTTCATCAGGGACATCCTGATCCACCCGGAGCTGAACGAGGGGCTGATGAAGTGGGAGGACCGGCAGGAGGGCATCTTCAAGTTCCTGCGCTCGGAAGCGGTGGCTCAGCTCTGGGGGCAGAAGAAGAAGAACAGCAGCATGACCTATGAGAAGCTGAGCAGAGCCATGCG GTATTACTACAAGCGGGAGATCCTGGAGCGGGTGGACGGGCGACGGCTGGTGTACAAGTTTGGGAAGAACTCCAGCggctggaaggaggaggaggtgctCACCAGGAGCAAGGAGCTGTAG